The Spirochaeta isovalerica genome includes a window with the following:
- a CDS encoding AEC family transporter, producing MNSMVSYLLMIFLCLAAGYGTKQFIAEELNGKIRISLQKLVIAGFIPFTVATSIWIAPIRNLSIVALPFLGMSALAAGSFIALFFSRILKKDKRDGAVFFVSGGFTNLGSIGGLLSFLFLGEQAFALVSFYMFFEKIWYFGFGFPYARRCSYGEGKKESMKETLRKMFVDPFVIMSLLSMVIGVLLNYSGLDRPAYFERINGILVPLGTYFLIFSIGLGMRLGAVGKYWKEGLIIVLVKSLITPVLMIGLSFLFGLDEIAGGLPLKTVVILSSMPVAFVALVPPSVYKLNLDLANSLWLISNGSLVIIIPVLSKIIPLL from the coding sequence ATGAACAGCATGGTCTCCTATTTACTTATGATTTTTCTCTGTCTGGCAGCCGGTTATGGAACAAAGCAGTTTATTGCGGAAGAGCTGAACGGGAAAATAAGAATATCCCTTCAGAAACTGGTCATCGCCGGTTTTATTCCTTTTACGGTGGCGACGAGTATCTGGATCGCTCCTATCAGAAACCTGAGTATCGTAGCCCTTCCTTTTCTCGGGATGTCAGCTCTGGCTGCCGGATCTTTCATCGCTCTGTTTTTTTCCCGAATTCTGAAAAAAGATAAGCGCGACGGTGCGGTTTTTTTTGTTTCCGGAGGCTTCACGAATCTCGGATCCATAGGAGGACTTCTCTCTTTTCTTTTTCTGGGAGAACAAGCTTTCGCTCTGGTTTCCTTCTATATGTTCTTTGAAAAAATCTGGTATTTCGGATTCGGTTTTCCCTATGCGCGGCGCTGCAGCTACGGGGAAGGGAAAAAAGAGAGCATGAAAGAGACTCTCAGAAAAATGTTTGTCGATCCCTTCGTCATCATGTCTCTCTTAAGCATGGTCATCGGTGTGCTTCTCAATTACTCCGGTCTGGACCGACCGGCTTATTTTGAAAGGATTAACGGGATTCTCGTTCCTCTGGGGACCTATTTTCTTATTTTCTCCATCGGGTTGGGAATGAGACTGGGCGCCGTGGGAAAATACTGGAAAGAGGGATTGATAATCGTACTTGTGAAATCGCTTATAACTCCTGTGCTCATGATTGGGCTGTCCTTTCTCTTCGGTCTGGATGAAATTGCAGGAGGCCTTCCATTAAAAACGGTGGTCATACTCTCATCGATGCCCGTGGCTTTTGTCGCCCTTGTACCGCCTTCAGTTTACAAACTGAATCTGGACCTGGCAAACTCCCTATGGCTTATATCCAACGGGTCTCTGGTCATTATCATTCCTGTTCTTTCCAAGATAATTCCGCTGCTGTAA
- a CDS encoding TSUP family transporter, with protein MEITLLTALIMAATGFLAGFVDSIAGGGGIITVPVLLSLGLPPHLALGTNKFQASFGSVTSAWRYYRKGLFTLKETWLGVLFTFAGAAAGTILIQMIEADFLMKAIPLFLLAVFLYTLFSPELGANDRQVGMARYIFYPVFGLLLGFYDGFFGPGTGSFWTIALVVLLGLNLKKATGTTKIMNFTSNIVSLAVFIMGGKVVFLAGLFMGSGQIAGAWTGSHLVIKHSTKFIRVFFLIVVAATIARIIWKEFF; from the coding sequence ATGGAAATTACTTTACTGACAGCCCTGATTATGGCGGCGACCGGCTTTCTGGCGGGCTTCGTCGATTCCATAGCCGGAGGCGGAGGCATCATTACCGTTCCCGTACTCCTCTCCCTGGGGCTGCCGCCTCATCTGGCGCTGGGCACCAATAAATTCCAGGCCAGTTTCGGAAGCGTGACCTCGGCCTGGCGCTATTACCGGAAAGGGCTTTTCACCCTGAAGGAGACATGGCTCGGCGTTCTCTTCACTTTTGCCGGTGCGGCGGCGGGAACGATCCTCATCCAGATGATCGAAGCCGATTTCCTGATGAAAGCCATACCGCTTTTTCTTCTGGCTGTCTTTCTCTATACGCTATTCAGCCCCGAGCTGGGAGCCAATGATCGCCAGGTCGGCATGGCCCGCTATATATTCTATCCGGTTTTCGGTCTGCTGCTCGGTTTTTACGACGGCTTTTTCGGTCCCGGGACCGGATCGTTCTGGACGATCGCCCTGGTCGTTCTTCTGGGCCTGAACCTGAAAAAAGCGACAGGAACCACGAAGATTATGAATTTCACCAGCAATATCGTATCGCTCGCCGTTTTTATCATGGGGGGAAAAGTTGTTTTTCTCGCAGGCCTGTTTATGGGATCGGGACAGATAGCCGGAGCCTGGACGGGATCCCACCTGGTGATCAAACACAGCACGAAGTTTATCCGGGTATTTTTCCTCATAGTCGTGGCAGCCACAATAGCCAGAATTATCTGGAAGGAGTTTTTCTGA
- a CDS encoding aldo/keto reductase: MIYRPLGNTGIEISSLGFGCMRLPMIDQGDKKIVDQEKVNGMLAEAYRLGVNYFDTAWFYNDFQSEEAVGKAIKSFRDKIYLSTKCPSHLVKEPGDYTKFLKEQLKRLDTDYLDLYHFHGIGYDGFLEIDEKTGWLEEAKKAKKEGLIRHIAFSFHDKPENMIKLIDLGHFESVLCQYNLIDRSNSEAIAYAAEKGLGVIVMGPLGGGRVAGLPEEVTESLGIKVKSSVELALRYVFSNPHIDCALSGMENIDMVRENASVSEERAELAADEAAAISELMEKNGKLADLYCTGCNYCMPCPAEVNIPHIFKMMNYHKIYGITDFAKKGYAEIGTNQWVKGKRADACTDCGLCETKCPQKIKIRKQLKESHLALGA, from the coding sequence ATGATATACAGACCGCTGGGAAATACGGGAATCGAAATTTCATCTCTGGGATTCGGCTGCATGCGCCTGCCCATGATCGATCAGGGCGACAAAAAGATCGTCGATCAGGAGAAGGTGAACGGGATGTTGGCCGAAGCCTACAGGCTGGGTGTCAATTATTTCGATACGGCCTGGTTCTACAACGATTTTCAAAGCGAAGAGGCGGTCGGTAAGGCGATCAAATCCTTCCGGGACAAAATCTACCTGTCCACCAAGTGCCCCAGCCATCTGGTCAAGGAACCGGGCGACTATACGAAATTTCTCAAAGAGCAGCTTAAGCGCCTCGATACGGACTATCTGGATCTCTACCATTTCCACGGCATCGGTTACGACGGGTTTCTGGAAATCGATGAGAAAACCGGATGGCTGGAAGAAGCGAAAAAAGCAAAGAAAGAGGGACTGATCCGCCACATAGCCTTCTCCTTTCACGACAAACCGGAAAATATGATCAAACTGATTGATCTGGGGCACTTCGAATCGGTTCTCTGTCAGTACAACCTCATCGACAGAAGCAACAGCGAGGCTATTGCCTACGCAGCGGAAAAAGGTCTGGGCGTCATCGTCATGGGTCCTCTGGGCGGCGGTAGAGTCGCCGGTCTGCCTGAGGAAGTAACCGAATCTCTGGGCATCAAAGTGAAAAGCAGCGTGGAACTGGCCCTGAGATATGTCTTCTCCAATCCCCATATCGACTGTGCCCTTTCGGGGATGGAAAACATCGACATGGTGCGGGAAAACGCCTCTGTTTCAGAGGAAAGAGCGGAGCTGGCCGCCGATGAAGCTGCTGCCATTTCCGAACTGATGGAGAAAAACGGCAAGCTGGCCGACCTCTATTGTACGGGATGCAACTACTGTATGCCCTGTCCTGCGGAAGTCAATATTCCCCATATCTTTAAAATGATGAACTACCATAAGATTTACGGTATTACCGACTTCGCGAAAAAAGGATACGCGGAGATCGGAACCAACCAGTGGGTCAAAGGGAAGAGAGCCGACGCCTGTACGGACTGCGGCCTCTGCGAAACCAAATGCCCCCAGAAAATCAAAATAAGAAAACAGTTGAAAGAGAGCCATCTGGCCCTCGGAGCATAG
- the sbcB gene encoding exodeoxyribonuclease I — MMQTLLWYDIETFGRDPAWDKVAQFAAVRTDSNFEPIEDPIVLYCKITPDYIPDPMASLITGITPQETLEKGVTEYEFIKAINQQFIRPGTCVAGFNSIRFDDEFIRNLYYRNFFDPYVREWAGGNSRWDIIDLVRMTHDLRPEGISWPVNEEGRPVFKLEELTAANGLSHKNAHDALSDVYATIDMAKLIHEKQPKLFKYYFKLRKKNEAAALIDLHNPKPILHTSSMFTNGKGCTAIVLPLTVDPHNRNCILSFDLSEDPAPLLELSVDEIRVRIFTRHDHMPEGVSRIPVKGIHLNKCPAIAPLSTLTDEDAVRIGIDKELAMANYEKLRKGENLIQKLHKVYDRKLTSDKSDPDFQIYSGGFFHDDDKKNFRKIHERKGREIFNNDLVFEDPRIPEMLRRFQGRNFPETMTEEEKKRWISFCAGRILMPPVDGETSDFGEFNKRLETYRKSHQLSAKEKMIIKALGEYSDYLKKEILEFGE, encoded by the coding sequence ATGATGCAGACACTTCTTTGGTACGATATCGAAACTTTCGGCCGCGACCCCGCCTGGGACAAAGTCGCCCAGTTCGCCGCTGTCCGGACCGACAGCAATTTTGAACCCATAGAAGATCCCATTGTCCTGTATTGCAAGATTACGCCCGATTATATTCCCGATCCCATGGCGTCTCTCATTACGGGGATTACCCCCCAGGAGACTCTGGAAAAAGGAGTTACGGAATACGAGTTCATCAAAGCTATCAATCAGCAGTTCATCCGGCCCGGCACCTGCGTCGCCGGGTTCAACAGCATCCGTTTCGATGACGAGTTCATCCGCAATCTCTATTACCGCAATTTCTTCGATCCTTATGTCCGCGAATGGGCGGGCGGCAACAGCCGCTGGGACATCATCGATCTGGTGCGGATGACTCACGATCTGAGGCCCGAAGGGATCAGCTGGCCGGTAAATGAAGAGGGGAGACCGGTTTTCAAACTGGAAGAGCTGACGGCTGCCAACGGCCTGAGCCATAAAAACGCCCATGACGCCCTCTCCGACGTGTACGCCACGATCGATATGGCCAAACTGATTCACGAAAAGCAGCCCAAGCTGTTCAAATACTATTTCAAGCTGAGAAAAAAAAATGAAGCGGCGGCGCTGATCGATCTGCATAATCCCAAACCGATCCTTCACACATCTTCCATGTTCACAAATGGAAAGGGATGCACGGCCATCGTTCTGCCGCTCACGGTCGATCCCCACAACCGGAACTGCATACTCTCTTTCGATCTGTCGGAAGATCCGGCTCCTCTTCTTGAATTGTCCGTTGATGAGATCCGGGTGAGAATCTTCACCCGTCACGATCATATGCCCGAAGGGGTGTCCCGCATTCCCGTCAAAGGGATTCATCTGAATAAGTGCCCGGCTATCGCCCCGTTGAGTACTCTCACTGACGAAGATGCTGTCCGCATCGGCATTGATAAAGAACTGGCCATGGCCAACTATGAAAAACTCCGGAAAGGGGAAAATCTCATTCAGAAACTGCACAAAGTTTATGACAGGAAATTGACCTCGGACAAGAGCGACCCCGACTTTCAGATATACAGCGGCGGTTTTTTTCACGATGACGATAAAAAGAACTTCCGGAAGATTCACGAGCGGAAAGGCCGGGAGATTTTTAATAACGATCTGGTTTTCGAAGATCCCCGCATTCCCGAGATGCTCCGCCGTTTCCAGGGACGCAACTTTCCCGAAACCATGACCGAAGAGGAAAAAAAGCGGTGGATCAGTTTCTGTGCCGGCCGCATCCTCATGCCTCCGGTCGACGGAGAAACATCGGATTTCGGAGAATTCAACAAGCGGCTTGAAACCTACAGGAAGAGCCATCAGCTTTCAGCCAAGGAAAAAATGATCATCAAAGCGTTGGGTGAATATTCCGATTATCTGAAAAAAGAAATCCTGGAATTCGGAGAATAA
- a CDS encoding TolC family protein: MKKILLLLMLPAALCLPAYSQTTFYTVDQLIETALANSADLAEKEAAWKASSYRVKEAISRSAPTVDFESNLSYITNPDTLTVEAGALGEMVLPGPLVISMPEEDVVFEMTGNTYYDFKLVLDQPIFTWGKILNSIKAAKEGAGAALEDRGKTEDQIKTEILINSHVLHYLKEIELALSKQNELVKRLEGIASDSLSNGMILRTEYLEVENSLRESDLAIRKISQQIKSTTLNLTYLTGIELSPVMIRTEPLETGDRESWENLFGKALSENRDLAMFRHKVQADEYKKKIRKGEFYFKPDLAFHMELGYSGSLFPFIQEGWEDDDKGNLTLSLAIRSPLGDGGAMYFAGEAAEYDEQASRASYEAAMEQIEQFIRQSLMDMELNEINIDYYRERLLTDERIIEQKEKEWLSGYGDEKEYLKSQIDMYARQVSLFREMISLGTTGFQLDHITGSVKQ; this comes from the coding sequence ATGAAAAAAATCTTACTTCTGCTCATGCTGCCGGCCGCACTGTGCCTGCCGGCCTACTCACAGACGACATTTTACACCGTTGATCAGCTTATTGAGACGGCTTTGGCCAATAGCGCGGATCTGGCGGAAAAAGAAGCGGCCTGGAAAGCCTCGTCCTATAGGGTGAAAGAAGCGATAAGCCGGTCCGCACCGACAGTAGACTTTGAATCCAATCTCAGTTATATAACCAATCCCGATACGCTTACGGTTGAAGCCGGGGCTCTGGGTGAGATGGTTTTGCCCGGCCCTTTAGTCATCTCCATGCCGGAAGAGGATGTCGTATTCGAAATGACAGGCAACACCTATTACGATTTCAAACTGGTCCTCGACCAGCCGATCTTTACCTGGGGGAAAATCCTCAATTCCATCAAAGCGGCAAAAGAGGGAGCCGGAGCGGCCCTGGAAGACAGGGGAAAAACCGAAGATCAGATAAAAACGGAAATTCTGATCAACAGCCACGTCCTTCATTATTTAAAGGAGATCGAGCTGGCGCTGAGCAAACAGAATGAACTGGTTAAGCGACTCGAAGGGATAGCTTCCGACAGCCTGAGCAACGGCATGATCCTCCGGACCGAATACCTGGAAGTGGAAAACAGCCTGAGGGAATCAGACCTGGCAATCAGGAAAATTTCGCAGCAGATAAAAAGCACGACTCTCAATCTCACTTATCTTACGGGGATAGAACTGAGTCCCGTCATGATCAGGACGGAGCCTCTGGAAACCGGAGACAGGGAGAGTTGGGAAAATCTTTTCGGCAAAGCTCTGAGCGAGAATAGAGACCTCGCCATGTTCCGCCATAAGGTTCAGGCTGATGAATACAAAAAAAAGATCCGGAAGGGAGAGTTTTACTTCAAACCGGACCTGGCGTTTCATATGGAACTGGGTTACAGCGGTTCCCTCTTCCCTTTTATCCAGGAGGGATGGGAGGACGATGATAAGGGGAACCTGACTCTCTCCCTGGCCATAAGAAGCCCGCTCGGCGATGGTGGAGCCATGTACTTCGCCGGTGAAGCGGCTGAATATGATGAACAGGCTTCAAGAGCATCCTATGAAGCGGCTATGGAACAAATTGAACAATTTATACGCCAGAGCCTGATGGATATGGAACTCAATGAAATAAACATCGATTATTACAGGGAACGGCTGTTAACCGATGAGCGGATTATAGAACAGAAAGAAAAAGAGTGGCTGTCCGGTTATGGAGACGAAAAGGAGTACCTGAAATCGCAGATAGATATGTACGCCCGTCAAGTCAGCCTTTTCCGGGAAATGATAAGCCTGGGAACAACGGGCTTTCAACTCGACCATATAACGGGAAGTGTGAAACAATAA
- a CDS encoding TetR/AcrR family transcriptional regulator yields the protein MSKRELMLQSASRLFMEKGYKNLTMEEIADNLGITKKTLYNHFPGKFELMKEAIELKLNQILDDLQVIADDEDCPFTLKLKKLILYAAHSFSRDFPLTKIASENGLIQEIIFPAISQHIIDITGKVMKEGVARGILRKELEDETPPYILLGIIEVFMTMESRYGIKDSSFDLFFFIEKILLEGVLSETGREEYRALEDTVI from the coding sequence ATGTCAAAGCGAGAATTGATGCTTCAGTCGGCTTCCCGTCTTTTTATGGAAAAAGGGTATAAAAACCTCACCATGGAAGAGATAGCCGACAACCTTGGAATTACTAAAAAAACACTGTACAACCACTTTCCCGGCAAGTTCGAGCTGATGAAAGAAGCGATAGAACTGAAACTGAACCAGATTCTGGACGATCTTCAGGTTATTGCCGATGATGAGGATTGCCCATTTACCCTGAAACTGAAAAAACTGATCCTCTATGCGGCCCATTCCTTTTCCAGAGATTTCCCTCTGACGAAGATTGCCTCGGAAAACGGATTGATTCAGGAAATCATTTTTCCCGCCATAAGCCAGCACATTATCGATATCACCGGAAAAGTCATGAAAGAGGGGGTGGCCAGAGGCATACTCCGCAAGGAGCTTGAAGACGAAACACCCCCCTACATTCTGCTGGGTATAATTGAGGTTTTCATGACCATGGAAAGCCGGTACGGGATTAAAGACTCTTCTTTCGATCTGTTTTTCTTTATTGAAAAGATCCTTCTTGAAGGCGTTCTTTCCGAAACGGGGAGAGAGGAATACAGGGCTCTGGAGGATACTGTCATATGA
- a CDS encoding efflux RND transporter periplasmic adaptor subunit, which yields MSSRSILGKSLFLFIVALSAAALILITSLRKEAVREEPVLPVETLIPFQGDLEKIITISGFVESETTVTVLPRIGGTLEDISVEMGDPVEKDQVIAHIDSEPYTLSYNQARAAYLAAESTFKRVSSLYATKSVSQQNYDEAKGNFDALQASYELAELNLSYTNLSSPVKGVVLQKHVSRGSMVAPQVPVVTIGDIENLRVKCGIPEIHYSYFQKQGRSMEVKIRVPAMDNRVYSGTISHIAPYVSSQSRNFSIICGIDDEELTLRPGMFAYVEFVMDKRIGTYYLPYKALSGGGLWYVDEENTARFVPFEPQFGNDEFFELPADLADRKYVLKGQYFLEEGKTVRLLGE from the coding sequence ATGTCGTCAAGAAGTATTCTGGGTAAATCCCTATTCTTATTTATTGTGGCGCTCTCGGCAGCGGCGCTGATTCTCATAACATCTCTCAGGAAGGAAGCTGTCAGGGAAGAACCGGTTCTGCCCGTTGAAACCCTCATCCCTTTTCAGGGCGATCTGGAGAAGATAATCACCATAAGCGGCTTTGTCGAGAGCGAAACCACCGTTACGGTTCTCCCCAGAATCGGCGGGACTCTTGAGGATATTTCCGTTGAAATGGGAGACCCAGTTGAGAAAGATCAGGTTATTGCCCATATCGATAGTGAGCCTTACACGCTTTCCTACAACCAGGCGAGGGCAGCTTACCTGGCGGCTGAATCAACTTTCAAACGCGTATCTTCTCTATATGCGACCAAATCGGTCTCCCAGCAGAACTATGACGAGGCCAAGGGGAACTTCGATGCTCTGCAGGCTTCATACGAACTTGCCGAGCTTAACCTCAGTTATACAAATCTCAGCTCGCCGGTTAAAGGCGTTGTTCTGCAGAAGCATGTGTCCCGCGGTTCCATGGTGGCGCCTCAGGTCCCCGTCGTGACCATAGGAGATATTGAGAACCTTCGCGTCAAATGCGGCATTCCGGAAATCCATTATTCCTATTTTCAGAAGCAGGGGCGTTCCATGGAAGTTAAGATTCGGGTCCCTGCCATGGATAACAGGGTTTACAGTGGGACTATCAGCCATATCGCTCCCTATGTATCCTCCCAATCGAGAAATTTTTCCATTATCTGTGGAATTGATGATGAAGAGCTGACGTTGAGACCGGGAATGTTTGCCTATGTGGAATTTGTCATGGATAAGAGAATCGGCACATACTATCTGCCCTATAAAGCTCTTTCCGGAGGGGGGCTCTGGTATGTCGATGAAGAAAATACGGCCCGGTTTGTCCCTTTTGAGCCACAGTTCGGCAACGATGAGTTCTTTGAACTTCCCGCTGATCTGGCTGACAGAAAATATGTACTCAAAGGCCAGTATTTTCTCGAAGAAGGTAAAACTGTCCGGCTTCTGGGAGAGTGA
- a CDS encoding efflux RND transporter permease subunit: MKVSDFAIKHPAIISILLVVLLLFGVMSAIQLPQDYLADISLPTAMILTTYPGGSPGDIEREITKPLEDELSTISGLDEISSVSLNSLSNIILDFEMGQEVSDRLIDIREKINNVLPDLPEGISGSPSIVEFNSSVKPIFIFTVETAMTNDDLSLFIDDILKPAIARIDGVSEVSINGLRESIVQVELDLDRLEALEIPVLDIYNVLRYSNVAFPGGDVQFQGNRTTIRTEGEYGSLDDLRNVVVSFADEQYIRLSDVASVERVLEKPDLYAVNKGEETITVSIIKKRKADTGKIVASINEVLSEMDDQVDFSVLLDDSRNINLSINSVQRSALLGAFLAILVLLLFLHNGTTTLIVAISIPVSVLMAFIGLKLKGQTINLLTLGGMTVAIGMIVDSSIVVLENIHRHFKAGKSAMEAASIGTSEVGGAIIASTSTSLAAFIPILFLEDFTGIVLKDVALTIIYSLTGAMFVAIIVVPFLSSRILKEQKMKEGGLAQKLSRSIESVIDFMTEQYKRMLHWALESWKFILVVAFLVLGLTFLVFNMLGFQFLEATDMGEIQISIDFPGSYSIEESRDKLLEIEDLIYREVPEATGGLFYAGLNNFFATSPVPDRGFVSLSLSSQGERNRDVFEIIDLLQYEIPRQITDIDVSVVNGGLSSLMAVATGGEGYSLELFGSDMDILIETAETLVRMLEEDPDVDRADMNVSFTSGSLVSRLDLGAMGELGVVPYEAAMTLRAVFHGLDSGVYREGDSDYPIFLTTPYAGGAVGEDAFYRLFADSQTGRKISFATIANLESERSLDTINRKNKVRSVQVTAIPRGSDIRGISTRTAQFIKDRGLPPGVKWQIAGQSAETFNSFKSLLAAMAIAVFLVYVVMVIQFERYTQPLVVMASVPFCIIGVAGGLLIFGSGLSIVAFLGTIALAGIVVNNAIVMIDYINLLRKRDSMELKEAVLYGSSSRLKPILMTTLTTVLGVIPMAVGLGEGSAIYGPLGQTIAGGLITSTFITLFIIPILYFRLEKRKEKK; this comes from the coding sequence ATGAAAGTTTCCGATTTTGCCATCAAACATCCCGCCATTATCTCCATTCTGCTGGTCGTTCTTCTTCTCTTCGGAGTTATGTCAGCCATACAGCTGCCCCAGGATTACCTGGCGGATATCAGTCTGCCCACTGCCATGATTCTGACAACCTATCCCGGAGGAAGTCCCGGAGACATTGAACGGGAAATAACAAAACCTCTGGAAGATGAACTGAGCACTATTTCGGGACTGGACGAAATCTCTTCCGTTTCTCTCAATTCCCTATCGAATATCATCCTTGATTTTGAGATGGGGCAGGAGGTCAGCGACCGGCTGATCGATATAAGGGAAAAAATCAACAACGTTCTCCCCGACCTGCCCGAAGGAATATCGGGATCGCCATCGATCGTGGAGTTTAATTCATCAGTCAAGCCGATTTTTATTTTTACTGTTGAGACGGCCATGACAAATGATGATCTAAGCCTGTTTATCGATGATATCCTCAAGCCGGCCATAGCCAGGATAGACGGCGTCTCCGAGGTTTCGATAAACGGCCTGAGGGAATCGATCGTGCAAGTGGAGCTGGACCTTGATCGGCTTGAGGCTCTGGAGATTCCCGTGCTCGATATTTACAATGTCCTCAGATACAGCAACGTCGCCTTTCCCGGAGGTGATGTTCAGTTCCAGGGAAACCGGACAACCATCAGGACCGAAGGGGAATACGGCTCTCTCGATGATTTGAGAAATGTAGTCGTCTCCTTTGCCGATGAGCAGTATATCCGTTTATCCGATGTGGCTTCCGTTGAAAGAGTTCTGGAAAAACCCGATCTCTATGCGGTCAACAAGGGAGAAGAGACCATCACGGTCAGCATCATAAAAAAGAGAAAAGCCGATACGGGTAAAATCGTTGCATCCATAAATGAGGTACTGTCGGAGATGGATGATCAGGTGGATTTTTCCGTGCTCCTCGATGACAGCCGGAATATCAATCTGTCCATAAATTCGGTTCAGCGCTCGGCTCTGCTCGGGGCTTTTCTGGCAATTCTCGTTCTCCTTCTGTTCCTTCATAACGGAACAACGACGCTTATTGTCGCAATTTCAATTCCCGTTTCCGTACTGATGGCTTTTATCGGTTTAAAGTTGAAAGGCCAGACCATCAACCTTCTGACTCTGGGCGGCATGACTGTTGCCATCGGCATGATTGTTGACTCCTCGATTGTGGTACTGGAAAATATTCACAGGCACTTCAAAGCTGGAAAATCAGCTATGGAAGCCGCTTCAATCGGCACTTCGGAGGTGGGGGGGGCTATTATCGCTTCGACATCCACCTCGCTGGCCGCCTTTATCCCCATATTGTTCCTGGAGGATTTTACGGGGATTGTTCTCAAAGATGTGGCTCTGACAATCATTTATTCCCTGACCGGCGCCATGTTCGTGGCCATCATAGTGGTTCCCTTTCTTTCGTCGAGAATATTGAAGGAACAGAAAATGAAAGAGGGCGGTCTCGCTCAGAAATTGAGCCGGTCCATTGAATCGGTCATCGATTTTATGACGGAACAGTATAAAAGAATGCTCCATTGGGCTCTGGAGAGCTGGAAATTTATACTTGTTGTCGCCTTTCTCGTACTCGGACTGACCTTCCTGGTTTTCAATATGCTCGGATTCCAGTTTCTTGAGGCTACGGATATGGGGGAAATCCAGATCTCCATCGATTTTCCCGGAAGCTATTCAATCGAAGAGAGCCGAGACAAACTTCTCGAAATCGAAGATCTCATATACAGAGAGGTTCCGGAAGCGACTGGCGGACTCTTCTATGCGGGACTTAACAACTTTTTCGCAACCAGTCCCGTGCCCGACAGGGGATTTGTCTCTCTCTCGCTCTCCTCTCAGGGAGAGAGAAACAGGGATGTTTTTGAAATCATTGATTTGCTTCAGTATGAAATTCCCAGGCAGATCACAGATATTGATGTCTCTGTTGTCAACGGGGGCTTGAGTTCTCTTATGGCTGTGGCCACCGGAGGTGAGGGGTACAGTCTCGAACTCTTCGGATCCGATATGGATATCCTCATCGAAACTGCCGAGACTCTTGTCCGGATGCTGGAAGAAGACCCCGATGTGGACCGCGCCGATATGAATGTCTCCTTTACATCGGGAAGTCTCGTTTCCCGTCTCGATCTGGGAGCCATGGGGGAACTGGGGGTCGTTCCCTATGAAGCCGCCATGACGCTCAGAGCTGTATTTCACGGACTGGATTCGGGTGTATACAGGGAAGGGGACAGCGATTATCCCATATTTCTAACCACGCCCTATGCCGGAGGCGCTGTCGGAGAAGATGCTTTCTACCGGCTCTTTGCCGATTCGCAGACAGGCAGGAAGATCTCCTTTGCCACCATTGCAAACCTTGAGTCGGAAAGATCCCTTGATACCATAAACAGGAAAAATAAAGTCCGCTCCGTACAGGTGACGGCCATTCCCAGAGGGTCGGATATCCGGGGCATCAGCACCAGAACGGCTCAATTCATAAAAGACCGGGGACTTCCCCCCGGCGTGAAGTGGCAGATTGCCGGTCAGTCGGCAGAGACGTTCAATTCCTTTAAATCTCTTCTCGCTGCTATGGCCATTGCCGTCTTTCTGGTTTACGTCGTCATGGTCATACAATTCGAACGGTATACGCAGCCTCTGGTAGTCATGGCATCGGTCCCCTTCTGTATCATCGGCGTAGCCGGAGGTCTGCTGATTTTCGGATCCGGTCTGTCCATCGTTGCATTTCTAGGGACAATCGCGCTGGCCGGGATAGTCGTGAATAACGCCATCGTCATGATCGACTATATCAACCTGCTGAGAAAAAGAGATTCCATGGAACTGAAAGAGGCCGTTCTGTACGGCAGTTCCTCCCGCCTGAAACCTATCCTTATGACAACCCTGACAACCGTTCTGGGGGTTATCCCCATGGCAGTCGGGCTAGGTGAGGGATCGGCCATTTACGGGCCTCTCGGACAGACCATAGCCGGAGGGTTGATAACCTCTACATTTATCACCCTTTTTATCATTCCCATCCTCTATTTCCGACTGGAAAAAAGGAAGGAAAAAAAATAG